Proteins from a single region of Carassius carassius chromosome 37, fCarCar2.1, whole genome shotgun sequence:
- the LOC132118600 gene encoding broad substrate specificity ATP-binding cassette transporter ABCG2-like, with protein MADTAVQMTGDLNNNVSRAPVSTRMSFLSPRRGATMSFHNINYSVKMKSGFMFKRKVTQKNILIELNGIMKPGLNAILGPTGSGKSSFLDVLAARKDPAGLSGEVLIDGAPQPPNFKCLSGYVVQDDVVMGTLTVRENLRFSAALRLPKSIRQREKDEKIERLIQELGLTKVADSRVGTQLIRGVSGGERKRTSIGMELIFDPPVLFLDEPTTGLDASTANSVLMLLKRMANSSRTIILSIHQPRYSIYRLFDSLTLLLGGRLVYHGPAQEALDYFSQIGYICEPHNNPADFFLDVINGESTAVALNKLYDDEELDQEQLRSSLKGIEDRLVEEYKNSASNKQTKSELEQIVQGQDYSKQLKSRTITYRTSFCHQFNWVLKRTFKDLMLNPQTSLVQIGVMIFMALVVGAIFFGVKDNMNGIQNRMGALFFITSNQCFTSMSSAELFITERKLFVHEYISGYYRVSVYFLSKVLSDILTLRTIPSIIFSCVVYWMIGLKATAEAFFIFLFSIILVSYTATSMTLAISADQTVVGIATTVINMIFVFMMIFSGLLVNLPSVADWLNWLKYLSIPRYGLVAVEINEFIGLSLCDMRNTSGLEIQVCTTGEDFLSEQGIDYSTWGLWQNHLALGIMTLIFFIIAYLKLRLIKKFT; from the exons ATGGCAGACACGGCTGTTCAGATGACTGGAGATCTAAACAACAATGTGTCCAGAGCACCGGTGTCCACCAGAATGTCCTTCCTATCGCCCAGACGGGGAGCGACCATGAGCTTCCACAACATCAACTACAGCGTGAAGATGAAGAGCGGCTTTATGTTCAAGAGGAAGGTCACGCAGAAGAACATCCTCATCGAGCTCAA TGGTATCATGAAGCCAGGACTGAATGCCATATTAGGACCCACCGGGAGCGGGAAATCATC gtttcTGGACGTTCTGGCCGCTCGTAAGGATCCTGCTGGTCTTTCTGGAGAGGTTCTTATAGACGGAGCTCCACAGCCTCCAAACTTCAAATGTCTGTCTGGATACGTAGTGCAg GATGACGTGGTAATGGGAACACTGACCGTTCGTGAGAATTTGCGTTTCTCAGCAGCTTTAAGGCTCCCGAAGTCAATCCGTCAGCGAGAAAAAGATGAGAAGATTGAGAGACTCATTCAGGAGCTGGGATTGACCAAAGTGGCCGATTCACGG GTGGGCACGCAGCTGATTCGTGGTGTTTCAGGtggagagaggaagaggacaagCATCGGCATGGAGCTGATCTTTGATCCACCAGTGCTTTTCCTGGATGAGCCGACCACCGGCCTGGACGCCAGTACAGCCAACTCTGTCCTCATGCTGCTCAAGAG AATGGCGAACAGCAGTCGCACCATCATCCTTTCCATCCATCAGCCGCGGTACTCCATCTACCGGCTGTTCGACAGCCTCACACTGCTATTGGGAGGAAGACTGGTGTATCACGGCCCGGCTCAAGAAGCCCTGGACTACTTCAGTCAGATCg gataCATCTGTGAACCTCATAACAATCCTGCTGATTTCTTCCTGGATGTCATCAATGGAGAATCCACCGCCGTCGCTCTCAACAAGTTATACGACGATGAGG AACTAGATCAGGAGCAGCTGAGATCATCTCTGAAGGGCATCGAGGAccgtttggtggaagaatacaaGAACAGCGCCAGCaacaaacagaccaaaagcgaGCTGGAGCAAATTGTTCAGGGACAGGACTACAGCAAACAACTCAAATCCAGAACCATCACCTACAGAACATCCTTCTGCCACCAGTTCAACTGGGTTCTCAAAAGAACCTTCAAGGACCTCATGCTGAACCCACAGACCTCATTAGTTCAG ATCGGAGTGATGATTTTCATGGCTCTGGTTGTTGGAGCCATATTTTTTGGAGTGAAGGATAATATGAACGGCATTCAGAACAG gatggGTGCACTCTTCTTCATAACCTCAAATCAGTGCTTCACTTCTATGTCCTCAGCTGAACTGTTTATCACAGAGAGGAAACTGTTTGT GCACGAGTACATCAGCGGATACTACAGAGTCTCGGTGTACTTCTTGTCTAAGGTCCTGTCTGACATCCTGACTCTGCGCACCATCCCGTCCATCATCTTCAGCTGTGTCGTGTACTGGATGATTG GTCTGAAGGCAACGGCCGAGGCGTTCTTCATCTTCCTGTTCTCTATCATTCTGGTGTCTTACACAGCCACCTCCATGACTCTAGCCATCTCCGCTGATCAGACGGTGGTGGGCATCGCTACCACCGTCATTAACATGATATTTGTGTTCATGATg ATCTTCTCGGGGCTGCTGGTGAATCTCCCCAGTGTTGCTGACTGGTTGAACTGGTTGAAGTATCTCAGTATTCCTCGCTATGGTCTTGTT GCTGTGGAAATCAATGAGTTTATTGGCCTCAGCCTGTGTGATATGAGGAACACAAGTGGCCTAGAAATACAAGT